DNA sequence from the Prolixibacter sp. SD074 genome:
CCATAATTGCCTTTTGATGCAGGAGCGGGAGTCCGGGTATATTTCACCCAATCGGGAGAAACAATGGTATCGCCCTGCCAGATTCCGTTGTCCAGGAACAAAAGTCCGAACCTCGCCCAGTCACGAGCCGTGGCATAACCGTACGATGAGCCAACAAAGTTTCCGGCGGCATCGGTCTCCATCAGCATGCTGCGCATCCCGATTTTATTGAATATTTCCTTCCGGGGAAAATCGAGGTAGTCACTATCATTACCGATGATGTGCCGAATCATTCCGGAAAGAACATTCGTTGTACCCGAAGAGTAATACCACTGAGTTCCGGGCTTCACGCCGTAAGGCGCGTTCGCAGCTGCTTTGTAAACATCAGCCTTGCGGTACAGCATCACGGTTACATCGGATACATTACCGTAATCCTCGTTCCATTTCAACCCGCTACTCATGTGCATCAGGTTATTAATGGTAATACTCTTTCGCTGATCATTTTGCCATTCAGGTATCGGCGCCGGTTCGTTGACATTCAGTTTTCCTTCCCGTTTTAAAACACCCAACATGGCATTAATGATGCTTTTGTCCATCGACCATCCCCACAGCCGGGTTTCCGGTGTAATACCTCTTTGCACCCAATACTCCTCGCCTACCAACTGATTTTTATACACAACAACAACAGCGGCAGTCCTTTTCAGATCTTCGTCTGCATGGTCGAAGGCACCATCCATGGCTTTCTTCAACTTTGTATAATTAATCTCGGGAAATATTGTATCCTTTAATTGGTCACCGGTAGGCCAGGCCACCTCAAACGGGTCGGCAGGTTGCGGCGCTAATTGTTTATGCGATTCAGAGCGAACTTCTTTCTCCGGCATATCACCAACCAGCGTGCAGCCAAGCCCTTCACGGTAAACGGCCGTTTGATGGGCCACTCCCAAAAAAGAAGTTGTTACGGTTTTCTTCTGATAATCAATCTTGCTATGGGTATATTTTACAATGGAATAATCCAGATCCTGAGCAATTACCTGATTGGCATTCCGGTGAGCGACAAAAACTCCGGATGCCAAACATTTGGCACCATAGCCGGTAGCAATATAAAATCGGGGATATTGCCATGCAACCAATGCAACAACGATAAGAACCAATGAGAGAGGGATAATCCTTTTCAGCTTCATTTGATGGAATTTTATGTTTCAAACCAAAGATAATGATAAATCTGTGACCATTAAATGTTGCTTAATTCCGTTAAATACACCCGTTATCCATGATAGCAATTTTTTGTTACTTTTGAACATTTAACCGCCAGGCAAACCACCGATTCCATGAAGAACACACAGGCCTATCGTTTGATTGAAGTCATTGATGAGCAAACCCATAACGAGTTTTTCGATCTACCGGTACAACTTTACCGCAACGATAAGAACTGGTCACAACCGCTTGATAATGATATTCTTGCCATTCTCGATCCGGAACGCAACAAACTTTTAGCAGAAGGTGAAAGCCAGTGCTGGATTTTAAAAGACGAATCCGAAAGTACTGTTGGACGAATCGCCGCATTCTATGAAAAAGAATCAGCCGTTACGAACGAGCAGCCAACCGGAGGGGTAGGTTTTTTCGAATGCATCAATGATAAAGATGCTGCTTTCATGTTGTTCGATGCCGGAAAAGAGTGGTTGAAAGAGCGGGGTATGGAAGCCATGGACGGACCGGTAAGTTTAGGTATGCGGGATTCATTCTGGGGCTGTTTGGTTGATGGATTTCACGAGCCGGTGTATAACATGCCCTATAATTTCCCTTACTACCGTGAATTATTTGAGGCCTATGGCTTTCGTGATTACTTCAGACAACACACTTACCAGCGAAAATTTGAACCCGGAGGACTACATCCGGCCATCAGAAGGCGTGCCGATTACCTGCTCAGCCAACCCGAATATCATGTAAAAATGATAGAAAAGGGCAACAAGCAATTTGCCTACGATTTCAAGGAGGTTTATAATAAAGCGTGGGCTGAATTTAACGGGATTAAAGGACTGAGCGAGCAAGAAGCGATGGAATTGCTGAAAACCATGGAACCCATTATGGACGAACGCCTGGTTTACTTTGCCTACCACAAGGACCAACCCATTGGCTTTTTCGTGATGATGCCGGATCTTGGGCAAATTTCCCGCCGTTTCAGGGGCAAATGGAATTGGCTGACCCGGTTGAGATTCTTCTATCACCTGAAAATATCCCAATCTGTCGATCGTGTCATTGGACGAATATTCGGCGTGATACCGGAATTTCAGGGGAAAGGTGTGGAAGGTGCCATGGTGATGGCCTTCGAGAAAGAAGCGATGAAACCATCATTCCCCTACAAAACGCTCGAATTAAACTGGATTGGCGACTTTAATCCGGTAATGATGAAAGTGGCCGAATTTATCGGCGGCAAAATCTACAAAACGCATATCACCTACCGTTATCTCTTCGACCGGAATAAGGAATTTAAGCGGGCTCCGAAAGTCAACATGTCGAAGAAAAAGCCGGCCAGTACTCCTTCAGTCAAATTTTAAAGGCTTGAGTGTAGCCACAACAGAATCATTCGCATTAAAAACGAAAGTAAGGGTTATACCTCATTTTTTATTCTACTTTCTTTCAGTTGGTGTAGATAATTGGCATATTGCATTTTGTAATATAACGATTTGTGCATGAAGAAGAACGCCCCGGAAAAATGGATAAAAGCCAAGTTGACGGCAGGCTTCCTGATTGTGTTTGTCATTGCCCTTCTATTCTTCGGGATTAGTTACGTGAGTGTGGTTCGGGTTATTAAAAACCAATCGTACAACGATAACTTCCCCAAAAAGATGGTCCTCCTCAACAGGGCGCTTTCACAGATGATTGAAGCAGAAGGATATGGCCGGATTTATGGTATTACTGAAGATCCGAAATTTAAGGAACTGTATCACAACAAACGAGACTCTATAGAGATATTGGTCAATAATCTGCACCAATATTTTTCCGACACGCTGGCTTTAAACCAAATCGACACCATCCAGAGCTTGTTCAGCGAAAAAGAACAATTGATGGAAAGCCTCATACAAATCAACATCATCAATAAATACCGGAAACAGTACGGTGAATTGATTAGCATTATCCCCGATAGCCTGGAATTTGAAATTACCTACACCAAATACACGTCGACTTTTACTGATTCCATTGAAAAAAAGGGTACTCCATTAAAACGTAATACCCTGCAAAAGCTTTCTGATTTCCTTACCGGGAAAAAGCAAGAACCGACAAATTACAAGGTTCCCGTGATTGAACAACGGATCGATTCCTCAAAAGTAAGTCATATCCGGAAGGATTCAACCTTAATTCAGGTTAAACGTGAACTATCACAGTTTCAGGCACAACAGGCCAGGTTTGCCCGGGCCCTCAGCACGCAGGAACAACAACTGGTTAAGTTGGATAACCAGATTATGAATAAGATTCGGGAAGTTGTTCAATCACTTGAAGATGAAGCTTTCCGAATGTCTGCAGTGAAGAGCCGGGAAATGGAATCGATGCGTGGAAAGACGTTCAATCAACTAATTTACCTGGGAATTTCAGCGTTGATCATCTTTGCATTATTCATTCTTTGGGTTAACCGTGACATCCTACGTAGCCGCCGCCTGAATGACCAGCTACGCTCATCCAAGGATAAGGTGGACGAACTACTAAAAGTGAAGGAAAAATTCCTGGCCAACATGAGCCACGAAATCCGTACGCCATTAACATCAGTCATCGGTTTTGCCGAATTACTTTCGGAAGGATTGGCCGATAAACCTCAAGCCGACATGGCTAAAACGCTGCTAAGCTCAGCGCGTCATCTTCACCGAATGGTCAACGAGATTCTTGATTTTTCAAGGATTGAAGCAAACATGGTCAACCTGAGTGAAGATGAAATTAAGGCTGATGAGTTGATGAAAGAGGTCTTTGAAGAGATGAAACTGGCCGCTCAAAACAAAAAAATTGGCTTCAGCTTTGAAGTCGAAGAGGGGCTTATTGATTTCAGCGCCGACCGGATGCGGTTAAAGCAGGTGCTTATTAACCTGGTTGGAAACGCAATTAAATTCACACAGGAAGGGTACGTCAAGTTCTCAGTAAAACGGGAAGATCACAAACTTGCTTTCGCGGTAACCGATACAGGTATCGGCATTCCGGAAGATCAGAAGGAGAAAATTTTTGAAGAATTTTCACAAGTAGACAATTCGAAAACGAAACAGACCGGAGGTACTGGCCTTGGCCTTTCCATCAGCAAAAGATTGATTAAACTGATGGAAGGCGCAATATGGCTGGAAAGCGAAGAAGGAAGCGGAAGTACATTCCACTTTACCATTCCGATGAAAGAGGCGACCGGAAATCAACTAAGTAATGAAATAATTGCACCTGATTTTCTTACCGGGAAAAAAATACTTTGTATCGATGACGATCCATTGGTACACCAGTTGCTGGAAGCACTCATTCATGATATGAACGGCGAAAAGATTTCAGCTTATACACCCGTCGAAGCGCTGAATTACCTCAAAAAAGACACTTTCGACCTGATTATTTCCGACGTGCAGATGCCCAACACTGATGGGATTTCATTGGCCAAAACCATCAGGGAGAAATTTAGTTCCTACACGCCGGTATTAATTTTGACCGCAAACCTGAGTGAAAGCAGGTTAGAAGAGATTTCGCTTATTGAAAATGTGTGGGCGATGCCCAAACCATTTACCCGAAAATCGCTTGCGGAGAAATTTCATGCCATCCTTAACGGGAAAGATATCGAGGACTTCCAGCGAAAAGAAAGAACGCAGGCAAGTTTCAGCCTGGACGAGATTAAAACTTTTTCGGGCGAAGATGATGAATTACTCCGCACCGTTACCGAAACCTTCATCCTGAATGCTGATGAGAGTATTTCGTTGCTAAAAATGATGGAGAAGGACAATGACATTCCCGGAATCAGGAAAACCGCTCATAAAATGCTGACTGGCTTCCGTCAATTTGCTATTTCGGATGGCGTAGTAATTCTGAAACAACTGGAATCCGCAGATGATAATCCATCCACACGGGATATAATCCGGGCCTCCATTATTGCATTAAGCCAGTTATGGAATGATGTCAGAGCACTTATTATTGAAGACGTAATATCTTAAAGTTCAATATTATACAAATGTAATTTATTGTACAGTGTCTTTCTGTCAATCCCAAGTAATTTGGCTGTCTTCGTCTTGTTATAGCGGGTTTTTTCAAGCGCCTGTAAAATGGCTTCCCTCTCAGAAAGACTTTTGACTTCTTTTAAGTCATTGGCCGATTGTTGATCGCCCTGATGATTGTTGCTTTCTGAATTATTCCTGTAGATTTCTTCCGGCAGTACCTCCCGGTGAATTTCATCTGATTTACTAAGCAAAACAGCGCGGCGAATAATGTTCCGCATCTCCCTGAGATTACCGGGCCATTCATACCTCATAAATATGCGCTGTACTTCTTCGTCAAATCCCAAAATGAGTTTATCAAATTCAGCGACCGCATCTTCCAGAAAAAACTCAGCAAACATCATCAGGTCGGCTTCGCGCTCACGCAAAGGAGCAAGCACCATATTGAATTCGTTCAAACGGTGGTACAAGTCTTCCCTGAACCGTCCCTCGTCGACAGCCCTTTTCAAATTTTCATTCGTTGCAGCAATAATTCGTGCCTTGATAGGAAATTCGTTATTCCCTCCTACTTTCCGTCCCATTCGTTCATGAATGGCCCGTAAAAGCTTTATTTGCACATCATAGGAAAGGTTGCCAATTTCATCCAGGAAAATGGTCCCCTCGCCTACAGCTTCAAAATGACCTGTCTTATCATTCACTGCCCCGGTGAACGAGCCTTTTACGTGACCAAACAATTCGCTGGCAGCAATATCGGGATGCAGGGCGCCACAGTCAACCGCAACAAACGGTTCCTTTTTACGCTTACTCAGCTCATGAATCCGACGGGCTACGTACTCTTTCCCGGTGCCGCTGTCTCCGATAATTAAAACAGAAATATCGGTTGGGGCAACTATGCGAATATGTTCTTCTATTTTCCGGGCTTCCGCACTGGTTCCCACCAAAAATTTCCGGCGGTTCCGCGGTCCCTTTTTTTTCTTTTCCGAAGTTTCCCGCTTTTTCAACCCCTCTTTGATAACATGAAACAGTTCATCGGAATTGACAGGCTTGGTAACATATTCAAATGCCCCTAATTTGACAGCTTCGACAGCTACACGAATATCGGAATAGGCAGTAATCAGAATAACAACAGTGGCAGGCGCCAACTTCTTACTCTCCTTTAACACATCAATACCGGTACCATCAGGCAAACGGTAATCAGTTAAAACTAAATCATAGGTATTCTTTGCCAATGACTGACTGGCCTTTTGATAATCATGAGCAGTATCGGCTTCAAAGCCTTTTCGTTTTAAAAACCCCTGCAATAGCATGCAGAAGGAGGTATCATCATCAACAATCAGTAATCGGGGCATGTCCATTAATTATCAGGCAAAGATTATCGGTAAATAAATCGGTTCGCGAATAAAGATAAGATTTTTAGGTTGAAACCCTTTTATTCAACGCATAAAAGGTAAATGATATTATACAGTAAAAAATAAAAAAGCGGATTGTTCAAACAACCCGCTTTTATGTAAAAAACTTTAAATCGGTAGGATTCCCAACCTACCTTAGTGAATTCTCTCAAAACCTAATTTATAAGAACGCCTGACATTACTCTATTAAAACGATGGGAGCAGAATCAGCAGCCATCCCCCTTTTTTATGGCTGCCTTCATCTTTTCCCGGTCTTTCATGAGTAGTCAATAAACATTTTGTGCCGTCTGTACCAGGTCAACCCCCCGGGTAATATCCCACCATTACACCGAAAGGTTTGGTTCCTGTCATTTCCGGCACATCTTGCGATAATAAACCTAAACCTAAATTCTGAATGTGTCGTCGATAGGCCGCCCCATTGTGGCCAACCGTGCCAGGAAAACCACACGAGAGCAGCCTTGACTAAACAATACAAGTATGAACGGTATTTAGAAATCAACGATTTAAAGTTTATTCGTGAACAGTAAATGTCCTGGTGTCTTCACAATTGGTTTTCTAATTTTCGTTGGAATTTACTGCCCAATTAATCACCCGATTATGATTCAGGCTCATATTTACTGCCATCCTCATTATAAGTAACAGTCATGCTTTGTCCATTCAGTTGGAGTACAACCTGATATACTTTTGATCCATCTTCAGTAGTCGCAACTGAAGCCTGACTGATTGTGGCATCTTTGTAGTCATTGCTCACAGCCGTTGTTACAGCTTCGGGCAAATCAGCCACATCAACCGAAACAAATTTCAGATCCGATTGCATCTGTAAAACAGAAGATGTCTTCATGTTTTTTGAAACTGAATTTGCTGCATTCGATACATAACCAGTGCCTAATGCAAAAACTAATACCAATGGAATAATTACTTTTTTCATAACTAACTTGTTTTAAATTGTTTGTTAATATTTAGAAATTTGCTGGTGATCTGTTTTTCTCTTAACTCATTTGGTACCGTGAACCATCTTCATTGTACATGACAGACTCTTCCTTTCCCTCAACATTCAACATCACTTTGTACAATTTAGTACCATCATCCAGTTTTGCCACATATGCTTCGGTAATGGTTGCATCCTTGAATTCGTTCATTTTTTATACCAGGGAAATATTTACTTCAATCTTCTAATCTTCCTTTAATTTTGTAACTGAGCAACATACCTTTCACCATCAGCTTTGTACAAAACATTGTTTATTCCTGATGGAGACCGAAAGGTTAAGCGGTAAACCGGCTTTCCACTGATAGTACCGGTAATCACCTGGTTCGATAAACGGCATCCGGTCAATTCTTCGGCAACCGATTCCTTTACGGCCATGGGTAAATCACTCAACTGAATAACGCTAAAAACCACCTTTTCCACAGAAGAGCTATTCTTTGAGTGCCCACCTTCTATTTGTCCGGTTATATCGGCTGATGAAACCGGGAACAAAAGAAACGCTATGGACGAGTGATTTTTCATGTTAATTCATTTATTTATTCAAGTATCTGCTTGTCTTCGGCAGATAATATAGAAAAGGTCGTGCCAAACTCAGAACACCAAATGGAGATTACAAGACAACACATACAATATTTGACACTTACACTTCTTTCATTTTTCGTTTACATTATTATGATAACATGATTTTATATCAACATGTAGAAACAATTCCACATTTTGAGTACACAGCTTGTGGATGACAATATAATTTGTGGAAGATGAGTGGAAAGGATATAGTCAAAACAACAGTAAGTAGATATAAAACAAGCGAATATCATGATTTTAATCACGTTTATATTCTGCCGTAAAGCAGAAATGTTAAAAAACATCTATGGCATTCACTTATAAACAGTTAAACACATATCGTTTTGAAAAACTGTTATTTGAGGGTACTGAATCGGAAGTGGCACTCATGGCATCAACATATATTGATAATTATAGTCATATGCTGTATAACCTGTTTCCTTTTTTCTGTTCACGGTAAGATGTAAATTGGCAGAACAGAACACGAAACAACATGATGATGTTACAGTTTAAGTAAACCACCAAACAAGAAATTCAAACCCAACTGAAATGAGCAGAACATCAGAATTACAAACAGTTAAATCTTTTCAGGAACAAAAGAGAAGATTTAAGAACAGGATTGTAAAAGAGATCATCAGTAAAGATGAAAGATTGACGGAAATAAGAGATTTTTGGGGAAAGAGCCCGAAGAAGTTAACAGACATTCTGATCGTCCATGAACTGGATGAGGGAATAACTTTCGACTACACGGATCATTACAAGATCCCGCCGTCAGTCGACGCTGAAATCGAGATGATTTTCAAAGAAATTTTTTTATCATAGGCCGGAGTTTATCCGGCTTTTTCTTCGTAAAGAATACTGAATATATCTCAGTCGCGGGGAAATATGCGCTTATTCAATTCCGAAGGTTCCTGGGAATAGCTATCAACCTGACAGATTAAAATACTAAGTTTTCATTCGCTTTTGTAAAGGTTTCGACAACATGTGGCGTACAGCTGCTCCCGGACGATAGAGTATCATTCTCGGTCCGGCCCAACGCATTACTTCACGAATTCTTTCCCGCATTGCTGGTTTATAGCAATGAACCGGGCAATGTTTGCAAGCAGGCTTTTCATCACCAAACACACAATTGTCCAATCGTTTCGCTGCATAGTCAATTAACTCCTCACAGTCAAAACAGATTATTTCCCGCCTATGATTCTTCCGACAATACAATTCGATCATGAGTGTAACGATTTGCTTTTCTTCTGAACGTTTTCCAGTCATTGCTCAAAATAAATGAAAATCCCACCGAACAAGATCCAGTGGGAATAAAAACGAATCAACCTAAACTTAACCCATGAAAACCTCAATGTCTTCATCTACGGTTTTAATTCCGGCAATTCCGAAATTTTCTACCAGAACGTTGGCCACGTTTGGAGAAAGGAATGCAGGAAGTGTCGGTCCAAGATGAATATTCTTTACTCCGAGATAGAGCAACGCCAGCAATACAATCACTGCTTTCTGTTCGTACCAGGCAATGTTATATGCAATCGGCAGCTCGTTAATGTCATTCAATTCGAATACCTCTTTCAGCTTCAGGGCAATTACTGCTAACGAATAAGAGTCGTTACACTGCCCCGCATCCAACACGCGGGGGATGCCACCAATATCACCCAGTGAAAGTTTATTGTAACGATATTTAGCACAACCGGCCGTCAAAATTACCGTACCTTCGGGAAGTTTATCTGCAAATTCAGTATAGTAATCGCGGCTCTTCATGCGTCCATCGCAACCTGCCATTACAAAAAACTTCTTGATAGCTCCGGTTTTTACAGCATCAACAATTTTATCGGCCAATTGTATTACCTGGTTGTGTGCGAAGCCACCTACAATCGTTCCGGTTTCCAATTCCGTCGGTGCAGCACATTTTTTTGCATGCTCAATGATGACTGAGAAATCTTTAGGTTGACCATCTTTCCGGGGTGCAATGTGTGTTACACCTTCAAATCCTGCAGCGCCAGTGGTATATACGCGATCTTTATAGGAAGCGGCTGGAGGTACAAGACAATTAGTCGTCAGCAATACCGGACCGTTAAACGCTTCAAACTCTTCTTTCTGCTTCCACCATGCGTTACCATAGTTCCCAACAAAATGTTTATACTTCTTGAAAGCCGGATAATAATTGGCCGGTAACATTTCGCTGTGCGTGTAAATATCCACACCAGTTCCTTCGGTTTGCTTCAACAATTCTTCAAAGTCTTTTAAATCGTGACCACTAACCAGGATACCAGGATTCTTCTGTACACCCAGGTTCACTTCCGTGATTTCCGGATTACCGTAACTTTCGGTATTGGCCTGGTCGAGCAATGCCATCACATCCACACCATATTTTCCGGTTTCCATGGTTAAAGCAACCAGCTCATCAACCGTAAGATTATCGTCAGTAGTAGCAGCCATTGCTTTCTGCATGAATGCATACAACTCTTTCTTTTCGTAACCGAGATTAAAAGCGTGCTCAGCATAAGCAGCCATTCCTTTCACACCATAAACAATCAACTCACGCAAAGAACGAACATCAGGATTCGCAGTAGAGAGAACTCCCACGTTAGCAGCTTTTTCTTCGAATGCTTCCAGTGTATCAGCTTCCCAGGTAACCGATTCATGCGTATGGGTCAGTTTGCCACCTTCCGCTTCAAAACGGTTTTTCAATTCAGCACGAAGCTTCAGTCCTTCACGAATTTTTTCTTCGATTTTTGTTTTATCGAAATTGGCATTGGTAATGGTCATGAAAAGAGCGTCAAACACAAAGCGGTTTACAGGCTCCCATTCGATTCCCATTTGACGGGCTTCCTGCGCGTATATCGATATTCCTTTGGTAACAAAAACCAGTAAGTCCTGTAAATTGGCTACATCATCGGTCTTACCACAAACACCTTTGACGGTGCAGCCTTCGCCTTTCTTGGTTTCCTGACATTGAAAACAAAACATACTCATAATTATTCGTTTTAAAGATTAAGTTTTATGATTAACTATTTATATAATGGCACTTATACCCACTCTTCTTCAAGTACTTCACCACGAATGCTGACAGTGATGGCTTTTACCGGAACTTTTCGGCTAGCCCGTTGTGTGGCCATTTGAACTATTTGATGCAAACCACCGCAACAAGGAACTTCCATCATAAGCACCGTAATCGTGTTCACCTTTGCTTCGTTGATCAGTGTGATTAACTTTTCGAGGTAAACCTCTTTGCCGGAATCCAGTTTCGGACAAGCAATAACTAACGATTTATCCTTCAGGTAATTTTGATGAAAATCACCCATGGCAAAAGCAGTACAATCGGCTGCAACCAACAAGTCTGCACCTCGAAAATAAGGCGCTACCGGATTAATGAGATGCATCTGCACTGGCCACTGTCGAAGCTGTGATGCCAATGAACCATTTTCACCCTTAGGCAGCAGCTTCAACTCCTCCGGGTTAAAAACTACGGTTTGAGAGCTTGGGCATCCACCACCACAACTGCTTCCATTCACCGGCTTCGGCCCAGCATGAACAGCATCCTTAACCGACTGAACAGAGAAGGGCAAAGTCTTTGCATTTTCCACCAAATATCCCATTCCCTGCTTCAAAAATCCTGTCTCATTGTGCCCACGCAGATGCTTCAAATGTGCCACTACCGTATTAAATCCTTTACTCACCATGATCTCTATCACCTTCACTTCATCGTATGGCTCCGCTTCACGGTTTTCAATGGTAATGGCCCCTTCCGGACAGTGCCCGATACAAGCTCCCAAACCATCGCACATCAAATCGCTGATTAGAACGGCCTTCCCGTCAATAATCTGCAATGCACCTTCGTGGCAGTTTGGCACGCAAAGACCGCAACCGGTACATTTCTCGTCGTCTATATGGATGATGTCACGTTGCATGTTCCGTTTTGTTTGTTCTGTTGTCTAAGTTTTACATCATAAATGTAGAGCGGATGCTACCAGGAAAGTGTAACAGCTGTTACAATTCGGTATATTTGCATAAAAACCTTCAGAGATGAATACGGTTCTTGCCCAATCGCCCATATTCAAAGAACTTCAACCACTAGAAGTTGAAAATCTACTGGTTCAGGTCCCACATCAGATTCGACACTTCCACAAAGATGATTTGCTGGCCGTAGCCGGGGAAGAAGTGAATGCAGCGATGATTATCATGGAAGGAAAGCTTCAGGGTGAAATGGTTGACTTTGGCGGGAACAGTTTGAAAATAGAGGAATTAACTCCACCACAGATGGTTGCTGCCGGTTTCCTTTTTGGACGAAACAGCCGTTTCCCAGTGAATCTTTCGGCTATGGCTGATGGCAAAATGCTAATCATTTTAAAGCCCAATTTTACGCGGCTGTTGAGTCTCGACAATCGTGTTCTAAATAACTTTCTGAACATCATTAGCGATAAAGCACAATTCCTTTCCCGGAAAATCAGCTTTCTGAATTTTAAAACCATCCGCGAAAAAATTGCCTTTTTTCTGCTGCAATATTACAAACCAGGATTCCGGAATATTCCACTACCACAGAATCAGCAAAGTCTGGCAGAAATGTTTGGTGTGGCACGACCTTCTCTGGCGCGCACCATTGGCGAATTACAGCGTGAAGGTATTTTGGAATGGCGCCGTAGCGAAGTAGAAATCAGGAATGCCGAAGCGCTAAAAAGTATATTACAGTAAGACCCCGTTTCATTATTGGTATATTTACCGATAAACATCATTTATTAGTATTTATACCGATAAAATAAATTTATTGGTATACTTACCGATATTGCATGTTTATTGTTATATTTACCAATAAATTGATTACATAGAACGGACGAAGGCAATAATGAATGATGAAAAACAGGGCAACCATTTCATGCGATATCATCTCTTCAACGGCTTTGTCTGCCGCAAATCGAGATATGTTGTCAGAAAAGCTGAAAGAGTTGATGACTAAACTTACGCGGCACTTTGCCAATCAGGGATTTTACGGCCGAGTGCTGAAAGGTGATTACATCGAATGCGCCTTGGATACTCCGGAAACGGCCCTGCGTGTGGCCCTACTTATTAAAACGTTTGTACGGGCAATCGAGTTGCCAACATCTAAAGAAGAAAACAAACGCATAAAATACTTCAAGGAGCATGGCGTGCGCGTGGCCATCGCGGTAGCTCCGCTGGAAAACTACCAGCCCCGGAAAGGAGTTATGGACGGAGAAGCCATATATCTTTCAGGAAGAGCACTAAACCGGAACAACACACACGACAAGCAAAAAATCGTCATCAAACGAACATTGTATTTTCTTTCAAACGATCTGGCTGTTCAACGTTTATATGAAACCATGCTCGAAATGCTGGATGTAATACTGGTACGTTGTTCGGCCAAACAATGTGAGGTCGTATTTTATAAATTGCTAAACAAATCGGAAGTGGAAATCTCCAAAATTCTACAAAAGAACCAGTCGACCATCAACCAGCATTCGACAGCTGCCGGCTGGAATGCCATAGACCGGGCGGTTTCGTACTTCG
Encoded proteins:
- a CDS encoding serine hydrolase; protein product: MKLKRIIPLSLVLIVVALVAWQYPRFYIATGYGAKCLASGVFVAHRNANQVIAQDLDYSIVKYTHSKIDYQKKTVTTSFLGVAHQTAVYREGLGCTLVGDMPEKEVRSESHKQLAPQPADPFEVAWPTGDQLKDTIFPEINYTKLKKAMDGAFDHADEDLKRTAAVVVVYKNQLVGEEYWVQRGITPETRLWGWSMDKSIINAMLGVLKREGKLNVNEPAPIPEWQNDQRKSITINNLMHMSSGLKWNEDYGNVSDVTVMLYRKADVYKAAANAPYGVKPGTQWYYSSGTTNVLSGMIRHIIGNDSDYLDFPRKEIFNKIGMRSMLMETDAAGNFVGSSYGYATARDWARFGLLFLDNGIWQGDTIVSPDWVKYTRTPAPASKGNYGAQFWLNRDKSIPDAPEDMFYCDGHRGQRVFIIPSKKLVVVRLGFSQEHFNQDGFLKEVLAAFPADKQ
- a CDS encoding nitrous oxide-stimulated promoter family protein; the protein is MTGKRSEEKQIVTLMIELYCRKNHRREIICFDCEELIDYAAKRLDNCVFGDEKPACKHCPVHCYKPAMRERIREVMRWAGPRMILYRPGAAVRHMLSKPLQKRMKT
- a CDS encoding ATP-binding protein, translated to MKKNAPEKWIKAKLTAGFLIVFVIALLFFGISYVSVVRVIKNQSYNDNFPKKMVLLNRALSQMIEAEGYGRIYGITEDPKFKELYHNKRDSIEILVNNLHQYFSDTLALNQIDTIQSLFSEKEQLMESLIQINIINKYRKQYGELISIIPDSLEFEITYTKYTSTFTDSIEKKGTPLKRNTLQKLSDFLTGKKQEPTNYKVPVIEQRIDSSKVSHIRKDSTLIQVKRELSQFQAQQARFARALSTQEQQLVKLDNQIMNKIREVVQSLEDEAFRMSAVKSREMESMRGKTFNQLIYLGISALIIFALFILWVNRDILRSRRLNDQLRSSKDKVDELLKVKEKFLANMSHEIRTPLTSVIGFAELLSEGLADKPQADMAKTLLSSARHLHRMVNEILDFSRIEANMVNLSEDEIKADELMKEVFEEMKLAAQNKKIGFSFEVEEGLIDFSADRMRLKQVLINLVGNAIKFTQEGYVKFSVKREDHKLAFAVTDTGIGIPEDQKEKIFEEFSQVDNSKTKQTGGTGLGLSISKRLIKLMEGAIWLESEEGSGSTFHFTIPMKEATGNQLSNEIIAPDFLTGKKILCIDDDPLVHQLLEALIHDMNGEKISAYTPVEALNYLKKDTFDLIISDVQMPNTDGISLAKTIREKFSSYTPVLILTANLSESRLEEISLIENVWAMPKPFTRKSLAEKFHAILNGKDIEDFQRKERTQASFSLDEIKTFSGEDDELLRTVTETFILNADESISLLKMMEKDNDIPGIRKTAHKMLTGFRQFAISDGVVILKQLESADDNPSTRDIIRASIIALSQLWNDVRALIIEDVIS
- a CDS encoding sigma-54 dependent transcriptional regulator: MPRLLIVDDDTSFCMLLQGFLKRKGFEADTAHDYQKASQSLAKNTYDLVLTDYRLPDGTGIDVLKESKKLAPATVVILITAYSDIRVAVEAVKLGAFEYVTKPVNSDELFHVIKEGLKKRETSEKKKKGPRNRRKFLVGTSAEARKIEEHIRIVAPTDISVLIIGDSGTGKEYVARRIHELSKRKKEPFVAVDCGALHPDIAASELFGHVKGSFTGAVNDKTGHFEAVGEGTIFLDEIGNLSYDVQIKLLRAIHERMGRKVGGNNEFPIKARIIAATNENLKRAVDEGRFREDLYHRLNEFNMVLAPLREREADLMMFAEFFLEDAVAEFDKLILGFDEEVQRIFMRYEWPGNLREMRNIIRRAVLLSKSDEIHREVLPEEIYRNNSESNNHQGDQQSANDLKEVKSLSEREAILQALEKTRYNKTKTAKLLGIDRKTLYNKLHLYNIEL